DNA from Nitrososphaerota archaeon:
GGCAAGATGTGGGTAAGATTATCGTGGCCGCCGTGAGCGATGAGGAGGGTAGTAGTCTAGGGTTAAAGACGCTTCTTCAGCGTGGTGTAGATGCTGAATACGCTATATTCGGTGAGCCGAGCGGGCTCGATAGTATAACAGTGGGGTATAAGGGTCGGCTTGCCCTTAAGCTGATCTGTGAAACTCCGAGTGTGCACGCCAGTGCGCCCTGGATGTCTGAGAACGCTGTAGAGCGGTTGCTCGAAGTCTGGCAAGCTATAAAGGCTTCTCTCGCTGAGAAGAATGTTGATGGCGACAGATACCGCTCTATAACCGCTTGTCTAACGAAGATAAGAGGGGGTTCTTCACATAACGTTATGCCCGGCCGATGCTCTATAACAGTCGACATCAGGGTGCCGCCGAATTACACAACCACACAGATCTTAGATGAGGTTAAAGAAATTATAGGTAGGTTTGAGCGTGACCTCTCCTTCCCTAAATTTGATATGCAGATCTTGGATCAGACAGAGCCTTTCGAAGCGGATCGGAACTCTCCTATATTAAGGGCACTCGTTAGAGCGGTTCTGAAGGTTAGGGGTAGGAGGCCTATGCTTCTCCATAAGACTGGTACTGGTGATATGAACACGCTTGGTACAGTCCTCAAGATACCCGTAGTTACCTATGGTCCTGGTAATCCTCATCTTTCGCATACGAGGAAAGAGGGTATTGAGATAAAGGAGTTTCTGCAGAGCATCGATATACTCCAAACGGCTATTATTGAGTTAGCCAACCTTACAGGGCGTAAGTAGAGTTGCTCTTTAAAGACCGCGAGTTCATAGAGAGTAAGGAAGGTCTAATCTTCTGCGTAGTAGGTTATGTGCACCCAAGAGATCGAGTGATTGCGTATCTAAAGTATCTACCCTCAGCCGAAGGTAAATGGTCCTCTGGCTCAAAGCACTATAGTAGGGCTATGAAGTACTACTCCGCGTCAGAGGTTGTTAGAAATGTGGATTGGCTTAAGAAGCATTACCCACACTACGTCTTCCACTCTAAGGTCTTCGGCTTCAAGATATCTGCTGTCCCCAAGCAATACATCTTGAGGCACTACATCCCACAGAAGAGGCTGGAAGAAATTATAAAGAAGGGACCTGAAGATGCTCTGGAGCAGAAGGTTCTAGATCTGGTAGATCTGCTATCTGAGAGATCTGGTGTGCCAAAAAGCTACTTTGGAGTTACCGGCTCTATACTCCTCAAAATTCATAATCCAAGCTTTTCTGATATAGATCTTGTAGTATATGGTCGGGAACAGAGTCTTAAGGTCAAAAACGCTGTTCTAAGCCTCTATGACGAGTTTTCATCTGGTTTAACACGCCTTGAGGGTGCTACGCTGGAGAAGTGGTGCTTGGAGAAGGCGGAAGCATACCCGGTATCGGTAAGCGAAGCGGCTGCCATCTATGGTAGAAGGTGGAACTACGCGCTCTATAAAGGGACTGCCTTCTCTATACACCCTACACGCTTAGATCAAGAAGTAGAGTCTAGATATGGCTCGGAGCGCTTTCGAGGTTTAGGATTCGCGCGAATAAGAGCTAGGGTAAAGAAGGTTGTGGAGGCTCTCTACACACCTTACATCTATGCGTTGAGTGATGTCAAAGTGGAAGAAGGCGATCTAAGTTGGAGGGTGTCAGAAGTGGTATCGTATGAGGGCTTCTACGGAGGGCTTGCACAAGAAGGCGAAGAAGTGATAGCCTACGGCAAGGTCGAGGAGGTCAAATCCTCTTCTAGCAAGGACCGCCTTAGACTCCTCATAGGCTCACCGGAAGCGGGTGGTAGAGACTTCTTAAAACCGCTAAATCTTTGCACCAGCGAGCAAAAGTAGCATAAGCCCAGCAGCGACGATATCTGCGGTTGAACCGGGGTTAAAGAGCCCCCCACCACGCTTTAGCTCATCATCCATCTTGAAAAGTGCATCTCTACCTTCTTCAGTCGCCGCCCCACCTAAGAGCAAGACGTTTTTGGCCATCTCTGAGATCTTCTTAGCCTTTTCTTCAGCATCTTCTGCACCTGCAGCCTTAAGCTTCCTTATGATAAATGTGTCTGCTTTTTGGGCTAGGATCGTTAGAAAGGTGTTTACAGTAGCCACGTTTATGTTCTCACTCTCGCGATGATATTTGAGTAGAGTTGGGTAGGCTAATTCAAAGGTTAAGGGCATGGAATTAGCGAGCTCGTATGCCACAGCATCCCACTCTGAGGAAGCCCTCATCACATCTAGAAATGTGCAGTTAAGTCTTCTTATCTTAGCATACGCTCTAGCGTCAAATACGTCAGGAGCACCAACACCAATACCATTCACTCTCCCAAGCCAACTCTTCCCAACCCTTCTGAGCAGTTTATAGAATTCAACAGCATCCTCTACTGTAGTAGCTTGCAGCATGGTTGTAGAGGCTGCTCGAAGCCTCTTC
Protein-coding regions in this window:
- a CDS encoding M20/M25/M40 family metallo-hydrolase, whose translation is MLSYEVGFLAEMLRIYSPSRAERELALFLKESMSRDLGFRNVTIDEVNNVVGEVGSGSPKLLLCGHMDTVPGYQPTRISKGFIYGRGACDAKSSLAAMILAASRFVDRQDVGKIIVAAVSDEEGSSLGLKTLLQRGVDAEYAIFGEPSGLDSITVGYKGRLALKLICETPSVHASAPWMSENAVERLLEVWQAIKASLAEKNVDGDRYRSITACLTKIRGGSSHNVMPGRCSITVDIRVPPNYTTTQILDEVKEIIGRFERDLSFPKFDMQILDQTEPFEADRNSPILRALVRAVLKVRGRRPMLLHKTGTGDMNTLGTVLKIPVVTYGPGNPHLSHTRKEGIEIKEFLQSIDILQTAIIELANLTGRK